One window of the Methanobrevibacter sp. genome contains the following:
- a CDS encoding AAA family ATPase, with the protein MMLEWTICNKCGKILDNSQTACPSCGSEVEKVGMDYLRDYLNNFRFLVNTVNVFYDFSPSMERMEKTNLVSVVLDDFFKWFSYLGLGDDVITDNELEFINSLLNVNYTKDDILSLTDLKAGDEIPLSFVALHEIDLFGAKYDMTNINSCAQLYECYKFLGKFFITVDDELNDEVLELYTSYIRKLEEYMAENEIDTNPEIQPIDIPQSIEETEPEKTLDEYIEELNRLVGLEKVKKDVNSLINLVRIRKLRSDRGIKQPSMSLHLVFSGNPGTGKTTVARLLSKIYHAMGLLSKGHLIETDRSGLVGGYVGQTAIKTQEVIQSALGGILFIDEAYSLNQSSENDYGKEAIDTLLKAMEDNRDDFIVIVAGYPGLMDNFLNSNPGLESRFNKFIYFDDYDAEELYNIFMLMAGDANLKLDEAADEYIRQYCEKMYENRSKNFANARAVRNLFEEVLTAQANRLAPKTDISDDELNTLTYEDFLVDDNDI; encoded by the coding sequence ATGATGTTGGAGTGGACAATTTGTAATAAATGCGGTAAAATCCTTGACAACTCACAGACTGCATGTCCGTCATGCGGAAGTGAAGTCGAAAAGGTGGGAATGGATTATCTGAGAGATTATCTGAACAATTTCAGGTTTCTGGTCAATACTGTAAATGTATTCTATGACTTTTCACCGTCAATGGAAAGAATGGAGAAGACCAACCTGGTAAGCGTTGTTCTGGATGATTTTTTCAAATGGTTCAGCTATCTCGGACTGGGTGATGATGTAATAACAGACAACGAACTTGAGTTTATAAACTCACTTCTTAACGTTAACTACACCAAGGATGATATTTTAAGCCTTACTGATTTAAAGGCGGGTGATGAAATCCCGTTGTCATTTGTTGCGTTGCATGAAATCGACCTTTTCGGGGCGAAGTATGACATGACTAACATAAACTCATGCGCCCAGCTTTATGAATGCTACAAGTTTCTTGGAAAGTTTTTCATAACAGTTGATGACGAGCTCAACGATGAAGTCCTTGAGCTTTATACATCATACATCCGAAAGCTTGAGGAATATATGGCTGAAAATGAAATAGACACAAATCCTGAAATACAGCCGATTGACATTCCCCAAAGCATTGAGGAAACCGAACCCGAAAAAACACTTGACGAATACATTGAAGAGCTAAACCGCCTTGTAGGTCTTGAAAAGGTTAAAAAGGATGTCAATTCACTGATTAATCTTGTAAGAATCAGGAAGCTCAGGTCAGACCGTGGCATAAAACAGCCTTCCATGAGTCTCCATCTGGTGTTTTCAGGTAATCCCGGAACCGGAAAGACAACTGTTGCAAGACTCTTATCCAAAATATATCATGCAATGGGACTTCTCTCAAAAGGCCATCTCATCGAAACCGACCGCTCAGGACTTGTGGGAGGATATGTGGGCCAGACCGCAATCAAGACTCAGGAGGTTATACAGTCTGCTCTCGGCGGAATACTTTTCATCGATGAGGCATACTCACTTAACCAGTCAAGCGAAAACGACTACGGAAAAGAGGCAATAGACACACTCCTAAAGGCAATGGAGGACAACCGTGATGATTTCATCGTTATTGTTGCGGGATACCCCGGTCTTATGGACAACTTTTTAAACTCAAATCCGGGTCTTGAATCAAGGTTCAACAAATTCATCTACTTTGACGATTACGATGCAGAGGAGCTCTACAACATATTCATGCTCATGGCAGGTGACGCAAACCTGAAACTTGACGAGGCGGCTGATGAATACATCAGACAGTACTGTGAGAAGATGTATGAAAACCGCTCAAAGAACTTTGCAAATGCAAGAGCTGTAAGGAATCTTTTCGAAGAGGTTCTCACCGCTCAGGCAAACAGGCTTGCGCCTAAAACAGACATTAGTGATGATGAACTTAACACTTTAACTTATGAGGATTTTTTGGTGGATGACAATGACATCTAA
- a CDS encoding zinc ribbon domain-containing protein: MTSKICNNCGSEVDESSNFCPNCKSQSFRKKAEIIEADDSVVHRLFYWNFNNRYILAKSKVLGAFVAVTFIIGCFATPFPLVVAAIGLVIALAFYAGGYLIRRTILKPSDAQLGYNDFGFGRDVINTLFYWQDKRSGEFILSKTKIITVVIFILCAIWATTASISLAFMVVFASIFTIPAFAVGFVIHKLTYKPSTNPRMIKTAKKPKREIPKKEPEVIEDASRDVTDSELLRYKREIENLKEKYDAKDEAARKLIEKRFAPPQLTYTRFITSVDNARDLFKSQAASALNIINLSSDFSPRIKSELDSKIEILNTIIAKLDDLTNELVVSMDESKEEDVHNLIDDMDDLINSVDTYK; the protein is encoded by the coding sequence ATGACATCTAAGATATGCAACAACTGCGGAAGCGAAGTGGATGAAAGCTCAAACTTCTGTCCCAACTGCAAGTCACAGTCCTTCAGAAAAAAGGCGGAAATCATTGAAGCAGATGACAGTGTAGTGCACAGGCTGTTTTACTGGAACTTCAACAACCGGTATATACTGGCAAAATCAAAGGTGCTCGGCGCATTTGTGGCAGTTACATTCATTATAGGGTGTTTTGCAACACCATTTCCTCTTGTTGTAGCTGCAATAGGTCTTGTAATAGCTTTGGCATTTTATGCCGGAGGATATCTTATCAGAAGAACAATTCTGAAACCTTCAGATGCACAGCTCGGATACAATGATTTCGGATTTGGAAGAGATGTTATAAACACTCTTTTTTACTGGCAGGACAAGAGGTCCGGTGAGTTCATCCTCTCAAAAACCAAAATCATTACTGTGGTAATATTCATTTTATGTGCTATATGGGCAACTACCGCTTCCATAAGTCTGGCATTTATGGTGGTTTTTGCATCAATATTCACAATTCCCGCATTTGCTGTAGGTTTTGTAATTCACAAGTTAACATACAAGCCTTCAACAAATCCTAGAATGATTAAAACCGCAAAAAAACCTAAAAGGGAAATCCCTAAAAAGGAACCTGAAGTCATTGAGGATGCATCCCGGGACGTTACAGATTCAGAGCTTTTAAGATACAAAAGGGAAATCGAAAACTTAAAAGAGAAATACGATGCAAAGGACGAGGCCGCAAGAAAGCTTATCGAAAAGCGTTTCGCACCGCCGCAGCTTACCTATACAAGGTTCATCACATCTGTGGACAATGCAAGGGATCTTTTCAAAAGTCAGGCTGCATCCGCACTGAACATCATTAACCTTTCAAGCGACTTTTCACCAAGAATAAAAAGCGAGCTTGACTCAAAAATAGAAATTCTCAATACAATCATTGCAAAGCTGGACGATTTGACAAACGAGCTTGTTGTAAGCATGGACGAGTCAAAAGAGGAGGATGTCCATAACCTTATTGATGATATGGATGATTTGATAAATTCCGTGGATACCTATAAATAA
- a CDS encoding winged helix DNA-binding protein produces the protein MDDETLKKFAYVNISTYRVRAVKALKDEDKTPSQIAQDAGIRMNHISNVLRQLKNYEVAECINEESKRNRIYRLTSAGKEIVDYLDNE, from the coding sequence ATGGATGATGAAACATTGAAGAAATTCGCATACGTAAACATATCAACCTACCGGGTAAGGGCTGTAAAGGCCCTTAAGGACGAGGACAAGACTCCAAGCCAGATTGCTCAGGATGCAGGAATCAGGATGAACCACATTTCCAATGTCCTAAGGCAGCTTAAAAATTATGAGGTTGCCGAATGCATAAATGAGGAAAGCAAAAGAAACAGAATCTATCGCCTTACAAGTGCAGGAAAGGAAATAGTGGACTATCTTGACAACGAGTAG
- a CDS encoding HIRAN domain-containing protein codes for MTSQKDISKETLDGWTKKQEKKQDNISEILSQEALRLKSKRRYNEALTLINLAIEHDELNSEYYNLKGLILQDLHKFRQSLEAFDKSLEIQESEEVMLNKVNAQYGWANSLNDKNQALELITEAIENAAYLTMDIDMEKFWYLKGSILDCLGDKIASRKCYMIAENMTDEISQLDKHTDYINTTDDALICITGTQFYQGLEPFSEGLVVDLVRDSENEHDPDAVRVEVGGMALGYVANSPHTMIEGVKSASEIKDMKFKKAEVKFLYLYEYVIAKLI; via the coding sequence ATGACATCCCAGAAAGACATTTCAAAGGAAACTCTTGACGGATGGACTAAAAAACAAGAAAAAAAGCAGGATAATATTTCAGAAATTTTAAGCCAGGAAGCGCTAAGGCTCAAATCAAAAAGAAGATACAACGAGGCACTGACCCTCATAAACCTGGCCATAGAACATGATGAGCTCAACAGTGAATACTACAATTTAAAAGGACTTATTTTACAGGATTTGCATAAGTTTCGCCAGTCTCTTGAAGCATTCGACAAATCCCTGGAAATTCAGGAAAGCGAAGAGGTAATGCTCAATAAGGTAAATGCTCAATACGGCTGGGCAAACTCACTTAACGACAAAAATCAGGCTTTGGAATTAATAACCGAAGCAATTGAAAACGCAGCATATCTGACCATGGATATCGACATGGAAAAGTTCTGGTATCTTAAGGGAAGCATACTGGACTGTCTTGGTGATAAAATTGCATCCAGAAAATGCTACATGATAGCTGAAAACATGACTGATGAGATATCTCAGCTTGACAAACATACCGATTACATTAACACAACTGATGATGCTCTCATATGCATTACTGGAACACAGTTCTATCAGGGACTTGAGCCTTTCAGTGAAGGTCTTGTGGTTGATCTGGTAAGGGACAGTGAAAACGAGCACGACCCCGATGCGGTGCGTGTTGAAGTCGGCGGGATGGCATTGGGCTATGTTGCAAACAGTCCTCATACGATGATTGAAGGTGTTAAAAGCGCCAGTGAAATAAAGGATATGAAATTTAAAAAAGCAGAGGTGAAGTTCCTCTATCTGTATGAGTATGTCATTGCAAAACTAATCTAG
- a CDS encoding MarR family transcriptional regulator translates to MSQQYDEEEIWNMVGFIKISSTRYKTLKTLESSFLMPSEIARSTGLGTTQVSNALHDLKEKNLVVCVNENASKGRIYQNTPLALEVLNRIDNQKLD, encoded by the coding sequence ATGTCACAACAATATGATGAAGAAGAAATATGGAATATGGTAGGTTTCATTAAAATATCCTCTACAAGATACAAAACTCTGAAGACTCTTGAAAGCAGTTTTCTGATGCCTTCAGAAATAGCACGCTCCACAGGACTTGGAACCACCCAGGTATCCAATGCCCTTCATGATTTGAAAGAAAAAAATCTTGTTGTTTGCGTAAATGAAAATGCAAGCAAGGGAAGAATATATCAAAACACACCACTGGCACTTGAAGTGCTTAATCGAATCGACAACCAGAAGCTAGATTAG
- a CDS encoding SseB family protein has product MDNSQIKNKHLGYLLEHVKLYLDDNEKIPLDLLLHLFGELRVSNLLLPLYYEDGDVVFENITSDDGNTYLPIFTTQEEFEKHTDEESPYEAWDHDFDMYLDIVEHSNLDGVVIDIESLAVKLDNEFLSQIPTGTPVKFGDGEALSDKEYKEIFESVTNDELIEFLKSDFSRKDLEPLMVELSNARLLNAVFSDEPLDASARDGIIRCSDVGGFDLFYIDDDPIHLAVLFTSKKEMQESFEGTDLNIYGQVTVLTDLFDFVLKNDMDGIIINPNSLDFYILREEIISQARGFELIAEDDRFKESLEYAFLI; this is encoded by the coding sequence ATGGACAATTCACAGATTAAAAACAAACATTTAGGATATCTTTTGGAACATGTTAAACTGTATTTGGATGACAATGAAAAAATCCCGCTGGATTTGCTTCTGCATCTTTTCGGAGAGCTCAGGGTTTCCAACCTGCTGCTTCCGCTGTATTATGAGGACGGAGACGTTGTCTTTGAAAACATCACTTCAGATGACGGAAACACATACCTCCCTATTTTCACAACTCAGGAAGAGTTTGAAAAGCATACAGATGAGGAAAGCCCTTATGAAGCATGGGACCATGATTTTGACATGTATCTTGACATTGTAGAGCACAGCAATCTTGACGGTGTTGTTATTGACATTGAAAGCCTTGCCGTGAAACTGGACAACGAGTTTCTCTCACAGATTCCAACAGGAACTCCGGTAAAGTTCGGTGATGGCGAAGCCCTCAGCGATAAAGAATACAAGGAAATCTTTGAAAGCGTTACAAACGATGAGCTAATTGAATTTTTAAAATCAGACTTTAGCCGTAAAGATCTTGAACCGTTAATGGTTGAGCTTTCAAATGCACGTCTTTTAAATGCAGTGTTCAGTGATGAGCCTCTTGACGCATCAGCACGTGACGGAATCATAAGATGCAGTGACGTCGGCGGATTCGATTTGTTCTACATTGACGATGACCCGATTCATCTGGCTGTTCTTTTCACAAGCAAGAAGGAAATGCAGGAATCATTCGAAGGAACAGATTTAAACATATACGGTCAGGTAACAGTTCTCACAGACCTTTTCGATTTTGTTCTCAAAAACGACATGGACGGAATCATAATCAATCCGAATTCACTTGACTTCTATATACTGCGTGAGGAAATCATCTCACAGGCAAGGGGATTCGAACTCATAGCCGAAGACGACAGGTTTAAGGAAAGCCTTGAATACGCATTCCTAATCTAA
- a CDS encoding SseB family protein: MMITHKHLRNVIEDIYSNGNEVTEILLTRLINEFRYSNLYIPAKRENGKLNFIIYDDEDLKITPLFTDLDEFRKFYKSADIEVLNNSFELYQNILKTSDIEGYILNPASEKYLFKKEFILGIKNIPKTNFYSTNAYSEDELKSIMESVNNDDLEGFISNPQNIGDYEALFERLSNSRLLALMISDTDLAPYMKDGVINQQNTGPLATMYMDNVGGSYAALFTSESKINDVNVRGYKYSQLVNLATLVNFVLCEDMEGIILNPGSDNVLISRLNLLMYSLGFERFANDERLCESMYYLFDIKI, from the coding sequence ATGATGATAACACACAAACACCTAAGGAATGTAATTGAAGACATATATTCAAACGGAAACGAAGTGACTGAAATCCTTCTCACACGTCTTATTAACGAATTCAGATATTCCAATCTATATATTCCCGCTAAAAGGGAAAACGGCAAGCTGAATTTCATTATATATGATGATGAGGATTTAAAAATCACTCCGCTTTTCACTGACCTTGATGAATTCCGCAAGTTCTACAAAAGCGCAGACATTGAGGTTCTAAACAACTCCTTCGAGCTTTATCAAAACATACTGAAAACTTCAGATATCGAAGGATACATCCTCAATCCCGCTTCAGAGAAATATCTATTCAAAAAGGAATTCATTCTTGGCATCAAGAACATACCAAAGACTAATTTTTACTCAACCAATGCCTACAGCGAAGACGAACTTAAATCAATTATGGAAAGTGTCAACAATGATGATCTTGAAGGATTCATATCAAATCCACAAAACATCGGAGACTACGAGGCGCTTTTCGAAAGGCTTTCAAACTCAAGACTATTAGCACTTATGATATCAGACACTGACCTTGCACCATACATGAAGGACGGCGTCATAAACCAGCAGAATACAGGCCCTCTTGCCACCATGTATATGGACAATGTAGGGGGAAGCTATGCCGCTCTTTTTACCTCTGAAAGCAAGATAAATGACGTTAATGTCAGGGGATATAAATATTCACAGCTTGTAAATCTTGCAACCCTTGTGAACTTTGTTCTGTGCGAGGATATGGAAGGAATAATTCTCAATCCCGGAAGCGACAATGTGCTTATATCAAGGCTTAATCTTCTCATGTATTCACTGGGCTTTGAAAGGTTTGCTAATGACGAGAGACTGTGCGAGTCAATGTACTACTTATTTGACATTAAAATTTAA
- a CDS encoding zinc ribbon domain-containing protein: MTKFCPFCGEELVDDAKFCKNCGKDVSSYTAQGTGNFTPVQTSEKSHTLAIVAGYILALLIPLGGIIIGIYLITRDESQAKFHAKLIIALAVVVWFISFMIMW; this comes from the coding sequence ATGACAAAATTCTGTCCGTTCTGCGGTGAAGAGCTTGTTGATGATGCAAAGTTCTGCAAAAACTGCGGAAAGGATGTCTCATCATACACTGCACAGGGCACCGGTAATTTCACACCTGTACAGACAAGTGAAAAGAGCCATACACTGGCAATCGTTGCAGGATATATTTTAGCCCTGCTCATACCTCTTGGAGGAATAATAATCGGGATATATCTTATTACACGTGATGAAAGCCAAGCAAAATTTCATGCAAAACTAATCATTGCCCTGGCGGTAGTGGTATGGTTTATCAGCTTCATGATAATGTGGTGA
- a CDS encoding zinc ribbon domain-containing protein, which produces MNLKNLSRYTRVDIEKTRLVQAALEKEDIVELRSYLIKADVCFDAAFSEPLVKFCPKCRKKYPESENFCLECAETLKEIRDVNVKDIEIKPKFICRGSRTLNDFGQILSDENLEMIASADFDIEKIALKIKRSALRRLDKTIKENDILLSELGILDKIILFAKSFVEMEYKSYGPELGIYQFNKIFIDDRQLDVLQITTLIHELTHFLVKEILTQILCVMLDSKKTTELESVVTFIMSYSPLNQLVDEYAAHTVEGRFTLYGYQDYSSFLSIEKTIDIAREDIEMLKTIGNSFANVIKNILESFINDKLLGEIKDKFRAEIMDQPDYNNLRLENCTLLNNEGFKQAIILILAEGFAVAMDNVETLESYNRMW; this is translated from the coding sequence TTGAACCTTAAAAACCTCTCCAGATATACACGAGTCGACATTGAAAAGACAAGGCTTGTTCAGGCGGCCCTTGAAAAAGAGGATATTGTAGAGCTTAGAAGCTATCTTATAAAAGCTGATGTGTGTTTTGACGCCGCATTCAGTGAACCTCTGGTCAAGTTCTGCCCCAAATGCAGGAAAAAATATCCCGAAAGCGAAAACTTCTGCCTTGAGTGTGCAGAAACTCTAAAAGAAATCAGGGACGTTAATGTAAAAGACATTGAAATAAAACCGAAATTCATCTGCAGGGGTTCAAGAACACTCAATGACTTTGGCCAAATTCTAAGCGACGAAAACCTTGAGATGATTGCATCAGCTGATTTCGACATCGAAAAGATTGCTCTTAAAATCAAAAGATCCGCACTTAGAAGACTTGATAAAACCATTAAAGAGAATGACATTCTTTTATCAGAGCTCGGCATTCTCGACAAGATTATTCTTTTTGCAAAATCATTCGTTGAGATGGAATACAAGTCATACGGACCCGAGCTTGGAATATACCAGTTCAACAAAATATTCATAGACGACAGACAGCTTGATGTTTTACAGATTACTACTTTGATTCATGAGCTTACACACTTTCTTGTAAAGGAAATTCTCACACAGATATTGTGCGTGATGCTTGACTCTAAAAAAACAACCGAACTGGAATCAGTAGTAACATTCATCATGTCCTATTCGCCGTTAAACCAGCTGGTTGATGAATATGCGGCACATACCGTTGAGGGAAGATTCACATTATACGGATATCAGGACTACTCATCATTTTTAAGCATTGAAAAGACAATTGATATTGCCAGAGAAGATATAGAAATGCTCAAGACTATCGGAAACAGCTTTGCAAACGTCATTAAAAACATTCTCGAATCATTCATCAACGATAAGCTTTTAGGTGAAATCAAAGACAAGTTCAGAGCTGAAATCATGGACCAACCGGACTATAACAATCTCAGACTTGAAAACTGCACACTCTTAAATAATGAAGGATTTAAACAGGCCATAATCCTTATCCTTGCTGAAGGATTTGCAGTTGCAATGGACAATGTCGAAACCCTTGAAAGCTACAACAGGATGTGGTGA